The sequence GTCGATCCGTCGGTCGATTTCGGCCTGCAGTTCCAGGTCAGCGACGACGGCGCCGCCGAGCCCGAACCGCATGACGAAGCCGATAATGATCGCCCCGAAGTATCGACCGAGGACGGGTCGAACGTCGTGACGGTGGACTTCGGCAAGAAAAGATAGCGACGTGGCCAGGCTGTGGCCGCCGACGCGCTTCTGGCAATTTTGGGCCCTTGCGGGCATGGTCGTGCTGACCGCCGCCTTCTGGTGGGGGGTCCAAGGTTATGCGCTGTTTGAAAGCGGCGCGCCGCGCGGGCAGATCGCCGACGGGCTGCTGCGCTTCAGCCTGCTTATCCTGACGCCGGCGCTGCTGCTCGTCTGGCTCGCTGCGGCGTGGCTGCGCCGCCGCGTCGGCGATTTGGGATATTGGCAGATGCTCGGCCTCGTCGCGATGATCTGGGCAGGGGCGGTGCTGGTGACGAGGATGCTCGCGGCATGAGGAGAGCACGAACCGAAAGCGACAGTATCGGCGCGATCGAGGTGCCCGCCGATGCCTATTGGGGCGCGCAGACCGAGCGCAGCCGCCACAATTTTGCTTTTCCCGCGCACGAACGCATGCCGATGCCCATCGTCCACGCGCTCGCGCGGATCAAGGGCGCGGCGGCGCGGGTCAATCGCGCGCACGGGCTGGACCGAACGCTCGCCGACGCCATTGCCGCCGCCGCCGATGCGGTGGCGGCGGGCGAGCATGACGATCAGTTCCCCCTCGCGATCTGGCAGACGGGCAGCGGCACCCAGTCGAACATGAACGTGAACGAGGTGATCGCGGGGATCGCCAACGAGGCGCTCGCGGGCACGCGCGGCGGCAAGGCCCCCGTCCATCCCAACGACCATGTCAACATGGGGCAATCGTCGAACGACAGCTTTCCGACCGCACTGCATGTCGCGGTCGCGGTCGAAACCACCGCGCGGCTGCTGCCCGCGCTCACGCGGCTGACCGACGCGCTCGACGCCAAGGCGCGGGCGTGGGGGGACATTGTCAAGATCGGCCGCACGCACCTGCAGGACGCGACCCCCCTGACCCTGGGCCAGGAGTTTTCGGGCTATGCCGCGCAGCTCATCGCCTGCCGCGCGCGGATCGAGGGCGCGCTGGCGCACAATATCTGCAAGCTCGCGCAGGGGGGCACTGCGGTCGGCACCGGATTGAACGCCCCCGCGGGCTTCGACGCCGCAATGGCCGAGGAGCTGTCCAAGGCCACCGGCATCGCCTTCGAGCCCGCACGCAACAAGTTCGAGGCGCTGGCGTCGAACGATGGCCTTGTCTTTTTCTCCGGCGCGCTCAACACGCTCGCGGTCGCGCTCACCAAGATCGCGAACGACATCCGCCTTTTGGGATCGGGCCCGCGCGCGGGGCTCGGCGAGCTCGACCTGCCCGCGAACGAGCCCGGCAGCTCGATCATGCCGGGCAAGGTCAACCCGACGCAGTGCGAGATGCTGACGATGGTGGCCGCGCAGGTCATCGGCAACCATCAGGCGGTCACCGTCGGCGGGCTTCAGGGGCATCTCGAACTCAATGTCTTCAAGCCGCTGATCGGCGCCAATGTGCTGCGCTCGATCGAGCTGCTCGCGATCGGCATGGCGGGCTTTACCGAGCATTGTGTCGCCGGGCTTCAACCCAATCGTGCGCGCATCGACGAACTGATGAACCGCTCGCTGATGCTCGTCACCGCGCTCGCCCCCGAAATCGGCTATGACAAGGCGGCGAAGATCGCGAAACACGCGCATGAGTCGGGCAGCACGCTTCGCGCGGCCGCGCTGGAGCTTGGTTATGTCGATGCCGCAACCTTCGACCGCCTCGTCGATCCGCGCACGATGCTCGGCCCGGAACCGGGGGGCGCCTCCGGGGATTAGGACAGGGGAAGGAGAGATGAAGATGCTCAGTCGGATCATTGGCGGCATGGTGGGCCGGTCGATCGGCCGCAAGCATGGCAATCACCCCATCGCCGGAACGATCATCGGTGCAGGCACGCTGATGGCTGCGCGGCGCCTGTTCCCGCAGCGCTACGCGGTGCTCGCCGCGACCGTCGCGGGCGCCTATCTCACCAAGAAATGGGCCGAACGCGCCGAAGCGCGCCGCGCGGCCGAGGCGGCGCATGCCGCCGATCCCGAACTCGCGAATGCGGGTGTGGTCGATAGCTATGCCGGGACCGCGACCCTGCCGACCGACGGGCAGGCGATGGGCGATGCGCTGCCGCCTGCGATCCCGCTCGATCCCGATGGGAAACGCCCAGCGATTCACTGAAAGCCGTCAAAAGCCGTGGAGTGGCTTTTCGTCCGTCATCCCGGCGAAGGCCGGGATCCCGCCGTCCCGGCCTGACGCTCTGGAGAGATTCCGGCCTTCGCCGGAATGGCGTTTCAAGGGTTGGTGCGTTCATCCCCCCGCCTGCCATTGCTTCACCGCCTCGACGGGCGAGACCAGCATCAATATGTTGAGCGTCAGATTGTCGCGGATCGCCCACAGCGTGAACAGCTCGAACGCCAGCGCCAGCACCGCCGTCGCCCACCAGCGCATCCGGCTCGCGGCGAGGAAGCCCGCGACCATGAACAGCGTGTCGCTCACCGAATTGAGCACCGAATCGCCCGAATAGCCGAACGCCATCGTGACTTCGCGGTAGCGATCGATGATCATCGGCGAGTTTTCGGCAATCTCCCACGCGCCCTCGATCCCGATCGCGATGGCGAGGGGCACCCACAGAGGCCGCAGCGGCATCAGCCAGCGCAGCACGCCATAGAAGATGAAGCCATGGATGATGTGGCTGAAACTGTACCAGTCCGAAATCTGCTGGCTGTTCTGGTTCGACTGCACCGTGCCGTGCCACAGGCTGACCGTGCCGCACGGGCAGATCGGCGGGCGGCCCATGACGAGCAGCACCGCCGCCAGCAGTGCGACCAGCGCCGCTGCCGCCAGCCAGCCCGTTCGCGAAATCCCCCCGTCCATCACGCCCCCATGTCCGCCGCTTGCCGCTTGACCGGCGTGCCCTCTCGCGCAATTAGCGCGCATGGCAGATAGCGTCCACCTCAACCGCCGCGGCGTGTTGTTCGTCCTTTCCTCGCCGTCGGGCGCGGGCAAGACCACCATTTCGCGCATGATGCTGGAGGCGGACGGGGACATCGCCCTCTCGATCTCCGCGACGACGCGCCCGCCGCGGCCGGGTGAGGTCGACGGCGTCCATTATCATTTCGTCGATACCGAAACCTTCAAGAAAATGGCCGCCGACGGCGCGTTTCTCGAATGGGCGCATGTGTTCGGCCACCGTTACGGCACGCCGCGCGCGCCGGTCGAAGCGATGCTCGCGGCGGGCAAGGACGTGCTCTTCGACATCGACTGGCAGGGCGCGCAGCAGCTTTATCAGGAAGCCGGTCCCGACGTGGTGCGCGTCTTCGTGCTGCCACCGACGATGGAGGAACTCGAACGGCGCCTGCGCGCGCGCAAGACCGACAGCGACGAAGTGATCGCCGCGCGCATGGCGCGCGCCGCGAACGAGATCAGCCACTGGGACGGCTATGACTATGTGCTCATCAACGACCATGTCGATGACTGCTACGGCGAAGTCATGGCAATCCTCCGCGCCGAACGGTTGAAGCGGCGGCGGCAGATCGGGCTGATCGGCTTTGCGCGCGACCTGATCCGGTCGGTGCCCGACGCGGACACGAAGCTGTAAATAGCCTACGCCATTGCGAGCGTAGCGAAGCAATCTCCAGCTATCGACTTTGCAACAAGGCCGATGGCTGGAGATTGCCGCGTCGCCCCGGATCAAGTCCGGGGCTCCTCGCAATGACGAAATTCAGACGGGCCTCGCCATCGTCGCTTCCAGCTCCGCCACCATCGCCGCGCGCAGCGGCTTCGCCTGCCCGTCGGTGCGACACACCACCACCGTGTCGCAGGTCGCGATGCAGCGGCCGTTCTGGAACATCGCCTGCACGATCGTCCAGCTCGAGGTGCCGATCCGCCCGATGCCGGTCGCGATCTCTACCGGATCGGGGAAATGGCCCTCGGCCAGATAGTTGATCTCGACCGCCGCCACCATCGTCCGCTCGTTCGCGGGGCGCTCGCCCAGCGGGCGCACCTGCCGGTTGAGCAGCACGCGGCCGCTTTCAAACAGCGCGGCAAAGGCCACATTGTTGAGGTGGCCGTTGATGTCCATATCCTGAAAGCGCGTCTGGAACTCGGCGCAGACGGGGTAGCTGGCGGGGTTCAGCCGCCAGCTTTCCGGTTTGGCCATATCAGCGCGGCCCCATGCGGATGCCGCCGTCGAGGCGGACGTCCTCGCCGTTGAAATAGCCATTC is a genomic window of Sphingopyxis sp. FD7 containing:
- the fumC gene encoding class II fumarate hydratase; translation: MRRARTESDSIGAIEVPADAYWGAQTERSRHNFAFPAHERMPMPIVHALARIKGAAARVNRAHGLDRTLADAIAAAADAVAAGEHDDQFPLAIWQTGSGTQSNMNVNEVIAGIANEALAGTRGGKAPVHPNDHVNMGQSSNDSFPTALHVAVAVETTARLLPALTRLTDALDAKARAWGDIVKIGRTHLQDATPLTLGQEFSGYAAQLIACRARIEGALAHNICKLAQGGTAVGTGLNAPAGFDAAMAEELSKATGIAFEPARNKFEALASNDGLVFFSGALNTLAVALTKIANDIRLLGSGPRAGLGELDLPANEPGSSIMPGKVNPTQCEMLTMVAAQVIGNHQAVTVGGLQGHLELNVFKPLIGANVLRSIELLAIGMAGFTEHCVAGLQPNRARIDELMNRSLMLVTALAPEIGYDKAAKIAKHAHESGSTLRAAALELGYVDAATFDRLVDPRTMLGPEPGGASGD
- a CDS encoding DUF2585 domain-containing protein, with the protein product MDGGISRTGWLAAAALVALLAAVLLVMGRPPICPCGTVSLWHGTVQSNQNSQQISDWYSFSHIIHGFIFYGVLRWLMPLRPLWVPLAIAIGIEGAWEIAENSPMIIDRYREVTMAFGYSGDSVLNSVSDTLFMVAGFLAASRMRWWATAVLALAFELFTLWAIRDNLTLNILMLVSPVEAVKQWQAGG
- the gmk gene encoding guanylate kinase, with the translated sequence MADSVHLNRRGVLFVLSSPSGAGKTTISRMMLEADGDIALSISATTRPPRPGEVDGVHYHFVDTETFKKMAADGAFLEWAHVFGHRYGTPRAPVEAMLAAGKDVLFDIDWQGAQQLYQEAGPDVVRVFVLPPTMEELERRLRARKTDSDEVIAARMARAANEISHWDGYDYVLINDHVDDCYGEVMAILRAERLKRRRQIGLIGFARDLIRSVPDADTKL
- a CDS encoding acyl-CoA thioesterase, which translates into the protein MAKPESWRLNPASYPVCAEFQTRFQDMDINGHLNNVAFAALFESGRVLLNRQVRPLGERPANERTMVAAVEINYLAEGHFPDPVEIATGIGRIGTSSWTIVQAMFQNGRCIATCDTVVVCRTDGQAKPLRAAMVAELEATMARPV